Part of the Crossiella cryophila genome, GGGCGCCACGGGGTGCGTCGTGATCGGCGGCGGACCGGCCGGGATGGTGCTGGGCCTGCTGCTGGCCCGCGCCGGGGTGCGGGTGACGGTGCTGGAGAAGCACGGGGACTTCCTGCGGGACTTCCGCGGCGACACCGTGCACCCGTCCACGCTGACCCTGCTGGACGAGCTGGGGCTGGGCGAGGAGTTCGCCAAGGTGCCGCAGCGGCGGGTGGACCGGCTGCGGGTGCAGCTGGCGGACGGCATCGTGCCCATCGGCGACCTGCGCCACCTGCCCGGCGGGCACAAGCACATCGCGCTGGTGCCGCAGTGGGACTTCCTGGACCTGCTCGCCGCGGCGAGCAGGCGTGAACCCGGGTTCGAGCTGCGGATGAACACCGAGGTCACCGGGCTGATCAGGGAGAACGGCAAGGTCGTCGGCGTGCGCCACCGCGACCGGGAGACCGGGATCAGCGGTGAGCTGCGGGCCGGGCTGACCGTGGCCTGCGACGGCCGCAACTCGATCGCGCGCGCCGCGGCCGGGCTGCCGACCAGGGAGTTCGGCGTGCCGATGGACGTGTGGTGGTTCCGGCTGCCCCGGCAGGACGGGGACCCGGCAGGCGGCATCGGCCGGTTCACCGCGGGCCACGCCGCGGTGCTGATCGACCGGGGCGAGTACTTCCAGACCGCCTACCTGATCCGCAAGGGCTCGGACGCCCAGGTGCGCACCGAGGGGGTGCAGGCCTTCCGGGAGCGGATCAGCGCGCTGATCCCCTGGCTGGCCGACCGGATGCACACGGTGGAGTCACTGGAGGAGGTGAAGCTGCTCGACGTCCGGCTGAACCGGTTGCACCGCTGGCACACCGACGGCCTGCTGTGCATCGGCGACGCCGCGCACGCCATGTCACCGGTGTTCGGGGTGGGCATCAACCTGGCCGTGCAGGACGCGGTGGCCACCGCCCGCCTGCTCGCCACGCCACTACGCCGCGGCCGGGTCCGCCCCGCCGACCTGGCCAGGGTGCGCCGCCGCCGCTGGCTGCCAACGGTCGTACTCCAGAGCCTGCAGCGCTTCGTGCACAAACGCCTGCTCAGCCGCACTCTCAGCAGCCAGATCAACCCCAGCGCCGGCATGCCCAAACCCATCGCGCTGATGCAACGCTTCCCGATCCTCCAGCGCATCCCGGCCTACGTGGTCGGCATCGGCCCCCGCCCCGAACACGCCCCCACCTTCGCCCGCCGCCACCCCACCCCCACCCCTAACCCGCCCCACAACGCCCACCCAGACGTCCAAAAACGGCCAACACACCGCCCATAACGGCCAACACACCGTACGAAACCGGCCAACACTCCAAGAGCGAAAACCCCGCCCCGAGTGTTGGCCGATGTCGTACGCAGTGTTGGCCGTTTTTGTACGCCGTGTTGGCCGTTGTGGGGGGTTACCTCGCGGCGATCGGGTTGGTCAGGGTGCCGAGGCCCTCGATCGAGACCGCGACGGTCTGGCCCGGTCGCATCGGGCCCACGCCTGCCGGGGTGCCGGTGAGGATCACGTCGCCGGGCAGCAGGGTCATGATGTGCGAGATGAACTCGATCAGCGCCGGGATGTCGTGCACCATCTGCGCGGTGTGGCCGTCCTGCTTGACCTCGCCGTCCAGCTCGGTCTTGATCTCCACGTCGGCCGCGTCCAGCACGGTCTCCACCCACGGGCCCAGCGGGCAGAAGGTGTCGTAGGTCTTGGCCCTGCCGAAGCCGCCGTCGGCCTTCTGCTGGTCGCGCGCGGTGACGTCGTTGGCGATGGTGTAGCCCAGGATGACCTCCCTGGCCTTGGCCGCCGGGACGTCCTTGCACGGGCGGCCGATGACCACGGCCAGCTCGCCCTCGAAGTCCACCCGCTCGGAACTGGCCGGGAGCTTGATCGCCACGTTCGGGCCGATCACCGTGGTGGAGGGCTTGAGGAAGATGATCGGGCTGGCCGGGGCCTCGCCACCCATCTCCTTGGCGTGGTCGGCGTAGTTGCGGCCGACGCAGACGACCTTGCTGGGCAGCATCGGCGCCAGCAGGCGGACGTCGGCCAGCGGCCAGCGCCTGCCGGTGAACTGGACCTGGCCGAAGGGGTGTTCGGCGATCTCGGCCACGGTCAGCTGATCGGCCGGGCCGTCGAGGTCGCCCTCGATCGCGGCGAAGGCCATGCCCTCGGGGTGGGCTACACGAGCGATACGCACCGGATCACCCTACGACGGCCCGGCAGGCGGCGTCGGGGGACGTAGCACGTAGCCGGTGCGCGGGATGGTGTGGATCATCGGCTCGCGCCGGGCGTCGACCTTGCGGCGGAGGTAGCTGATGTAGGTCGGCACCACCGAGTCCTCGCCCGCGTAGTCGTACTCCCACACGTGGTCCAGGATGTGCTGCTTGGTCAGCACCCGGTTCTGGTGCGTCAGCAGGTGCCGCAGCAGCCGGAACTCGGTCGGACTCAGATCCACCCTGGTCTCGTCCCGCAGCACCAGGTGCGCGTCCTCGTCCAGCCGCAGCCCCGCACAGCTCAGCAGCGGCGACCCGGCCCCGGTACTGCGCCGCAACGCCGCCCGGCAGCGGGCCACCAACTCACCAAGGCTGAACGGTTTGCCCAGGTAGTCGGCACCGGGCACGGACAATCCGGTGATCTTGTCCTGCTGGGTGGCGTCCCGGCCGAGCAGGAACAGCACCGGGATCGAGCAGCCGAACCGGCGCAGTTGATCAGCCAGCGAACCCCCAGGCCCCTTGGCCAGCCGCAGGTCCAGCACGAGCAGGTCGGGCCGCCTGCTCAGCCCCACGGCCAGCGCCGCCCCACCGGTCCCGGCCACCTCGGCCTGGAACCCGGCCCGGCGCAACGCGTTGGCGGCCAGGTCGGCCAGGTAGTGCTCGTCGTCGACGACCAGGATGCGCGCGCCCTCCGTCATCCGGACAGTGTCGACCAACCGGGGGCCGGAAAGCGAGCGCACCGCACAATCCTGTGTGGACTGTGCGGCACGCTCTTCCGGTGCCTACAGATCCTTGACCTGGTCGTAGATGCTGCGGGCGAGGTCACCGAAATAGGCCGCGGTGTTGTCGCCGCCGGAGTGGTGTTCGCTGGTGACCCCCATCACCAGGCCCAGCCCGTTCGCGTCGTAGTCGTACAACCACGGGCCGCCGCTGGCTTCACCGCCCAGGCCGCAGCGCATGATGTGCGCGTCGTCCACCGCGATCCGGCCAGGGATCCCGCCGCAGAACACCTGCCGGAAACCGCGTTCCACGGTGATCGGGTAACCGACGACCTGGGTCTGCTGGCTGTGCGGGGCGTTGAACCACAGACCGTGCGAACTGACCAGGTCGCCGACCCGGTCGCCGTTGGGCCGGTCCTTCATGATCACGAAACCGAAGTCCCACTTGCGGTCCTGGACCAGCGTCCAGCTCTTGGGCACCACGAACCGGGCGGCCTCGAAGCCGCCGATCGGCTCGAACGGATCCTCGTTGGCGTCGGGCTCCAGGCCGGGCACGAACCGCATCGTCTGGATCCAGGGCCGGGCCATTCCGTGGTGGTACAGGCAGTGCGCCGCGGTGACCAGCACCCGCCTGCTCGGGGTGTTGACCACCGAGGCCGAGCACCCCTGGATCTTGCCGTCACCGGTCCAGGCGGCGGTCTTGCCGTTGGTCAGGGAGTAGATCCCGGCGGCCGATGCGGCCTTCCGCGGCGCGGCCGGTGGCACCTTCTCGGACAGCGCGGACAGTGTCGCCAGCGGCACCCGCATGGTCGAGGAACCCCCGCCCACCTCGTGCACGGCCATTTCCACGCTCGCCGCGGGCGCGGCGGACGCACCGCCGGCCAGGGTCGCGCTCAGCACCAGGGCCGCGCCCAGGGCAGCTCGAAGCAAACGCATGTCTCCCCCTCAGCGGTTGGCGACCGACAGGTACAGGGCCTTGGCCTCTGGGCCGAAGTACGGCGCGTGGTTGATCTTGTTCGGGTTGGTGCTGGTCACGCTGATCACGTCGCCGAGCCCGTTGGGCTTGTAGTTGCGCAGCCAGGGACCGCCGCTGGCGCCGTCGTTGCCGTCGCAGCCCATCGTGTGCCGGTTGGTGCCGGCCTCCCGGCCCGCGGTGCCCCAGCAGTACCACTGGGCCTCGCCGTTCTCCATCCGGTACGGGTAGCCGGCGACGTGCACCTGCTGGCGGTAGGCGCTGTTGATGATCAGTCCGTGCGCACCGGCCACATCCACCAGCCGCCTGCCGTCCGGCAGGTCGTTCGTCACCAGGAACGCGTAGTCGTGCCGGTAGTCACCCTGCAGCCACTGCGGCGCCGCCTCGGCATAGGCCACGGTGAAGGCGGGCAGTCGCACACCCATGTGGTACCCGGGGTGGTAGGTGAAGTTCGTGGACACACCGCCGGTGGAGGCCCGGTACACGCAGTGCCCCGCGGTCACCACGACCCGGCCGCTCGGGCTGTTGACCGAGGAGGCCGAGCACTCGCTGTTCTCCCCGTTCCCGTTCACATAGGTCAGCTTGCCGTTGGTCGTGGAGTACCAGGCGTCCTTGGTGCCGGGCCCAGCCGCGACGGCCGGTGCGACCGGGCTGGCCAGTCGTTCCGGCGCCGCGGGTGCCGCCTGCGCGGTGGCCCCACTGAGCGCCGCGCCCACCACCAGCGCCAGCACCGGCACGATCCGTGCGATCCGCATTCTTGCTCTCCCCTAGCTCGGCGACAGCCCCGCTGGGCCGCCGCCGAATGCTAAGCAAAGGGAGAAGTCGTTGTCCTGCAACGGGATTCGACTTCTCCCTTTGAGGCAGAACGCTAGGCCATCAGTGTGTGGTGAGCGTCTCCACCCGCATCGCCTTGTGTGCCAGCGCGTCGCACAGCGCCAGCCAGCTCGCCTCGACGATGTTGCCGTGCACACCCACCGTGGTCCACTCGGCCTGGCCGTCGGAGGACTCCACCAGCACCCTGGTCACCGCGTCGGTGCCGTGTTGTTCGGTGAGGATGCGCACCTTGTAGTCGATGAGTTGCACCGAGGCCAGCCAGGGCAGGTGCGGCAGCAGGGCCTTGCGCAACGCGGCGTCCAGGGCGTGCACCGGGCCGTTGCCCTCGGCGGTGGCGATCACGCGTTCGCCGCCGACGTGCACCTTGACCGTGGCCTCGGAGATCACCACGCCGTCCGGGCGGTGGTCGAGCACAACCCGGTAGGAGTCAAGGACGAACGGCGGCGAGACCGTCTCCTGTGGACCGTCCGGAGTGGACATCTCGCCGCGCAGCAGCAGTTCCAGCGAGGCGTCGGCCGCCTCGAAGGACCAGCCGCGGGCCTCCAGTTCCTTGACCTTGCGCACGGTGCGGGTGACCGCTTCCCCCTGGCCGGCCAGGTCCAGTCCAAGCTCTTTTCCCTTGAGCTCGATACTGGCCCGGCCGGCCATCTCGGTGACCAGGACTCGCATGCCGTTGCCGACGGTGGCCGGATCGATGTGGTTGTACAGATCCGGGTCCACCTTGATCGCGCTCGCGTGCAGACCCGCCTTGTGAGCGAAAGCCGCTGTCCCGACATACGCCTGGTGGGCGTCGGGTGCGATGTTGGCGATCTCGGCCAGGGCATGGGAAACGCGAGTCAGCTCGGACAGCGCAGCGGTGGGTAGCACCGGCATGTCCAGCTTGGTCACCAGGTTTGCCACCACGGCGAACAGGTCGGCGTTGCCTGCCCGTTCGCCGTAGCCGTTCGCGGTGCACTGCACGTGGGTGGCGCCGGCCTGTACGGCGGCCACGCTGTTGCCCACGGCGCAGGCGGTGTCGTCCTGGCAGTGGATGCCGACCCGGAAACCGGTCCGCTCCACCACCTCGGCGACGGTCTTGGCGATGCCCAGCGGGAGCTGGCCGCCGTTGGTGTCACACAACACCACGACGTCCGCGCCCGCCTCCACCCCGGCGCTGAGCACGCGCAGCGCGCAGTCCGGGTCGTGGGCGTAGCCGTCGAAGAAGTGCTCGGCGTCCAGGAACACCCGGCGGCCCTGCCCGGTGAGGAAGGACACCGTGTCGGCGACCATCGCGGCCGCCTCCTCCACGCTGGTGCGCAGCGCGCGTTCGATGTGCCGCCGGTCGGACTTGGCCACCAGCGTGATCACCGGCGCCTGCGAGTCCAGCAGCGCGCGCACCTGCGGATCGGTCTCCGCCTTCGCGCCCGGCCGCCTGGTGGCGCCGAAGGCGACCAGCGCGGCGTGCCGCAGCTGCAGCTCACCGGCCGCCGCCCTGGCGAAGAACTCGGTGTCCTTGGGCAGCGCGCCCGGCCAGCCACCCTCGATGAAGCCCACCCCGACCGAGTCCAGCAACCGGGCCACCGCGAGCTTGTCGGTGGCCGAGTAGGTGATGCCCTCGCGCTGCGCGCCGTCCCGCAGGGTCGTGTCGTAGACGTGGAAGCTGTCACCGAGCGGGGTCTCGGCCGGGCTGGTGCGGGTCACGGGAGGCTCCATGTGGCGGGAGGCACTACGGGTTTCGACAGTCGGAAGGCCAAACAAAAAGACCCCCCGCGAATGCGAGAGGTCTGCGCGCCGGGTGCTGGAGAGGCACTACCCGACGCGCTCGTCAATAATGATCACGAAACGTGAAGTCACGCCAAGGATGCTGCCACACACCCGCACCGAATATCCAGCACACGGACGGGTGCTCCCAGATCGCGGGACAACGCGACGGCAGGCCCTGGTCAGTCGTCGGCCGCGGCCAGCCTGCGGATTCCCTCCCTGACCCGCTCCGGCGACACCGAGTAACCGACCCGCAGCCACTCGCGCAGGCCCTCGGCCGCGGAATAGGCGGGCCCCGGCACCACCAGCACCCCGTGCTTGCGCGCCCGCGCGGCCAGCGCCACCGAGTCCCGGCCGGGTGCGCGCAGCCACAGCGCCGCCCCGCCCAGCGGCCGGGCGAACTCCCAGCCGGGCAGGTGCTCGTGCGCGGCCTGCTCGGCCGCGGTCAGCCCGGCGGAGAGCTGGCCCATCCGCAGCCGCCGGGCGTGATCGCTGTGCGGCAACAACTTCAGCCCGAGCAGCTGACTGGGCACCGAACTGCCCAGATCGGCGGCGTTCTTCACCCGGCTCAGCCGCGTGATCAGATCCGGCGGCCCGTGCACCCAGCCGACCCGCAGCCCGCCCCAGAACAGTTTGGACAGTGAGCCCACGGAGAACACGGTGGCGGGCACGCCGTGCTCGGCGGCCACCGCGGCCAGCGGCGCGGGCGGCGGCCAGCTCAGCGAGGTGTCCACAGTGGACCCGTCGTCCACCACGGCCACCCCGGTGGCCGCGGCCGCGCGCACCACCCGCAGCCGGTCGGCCAGGCCGAGGGTGGCGCCGGTCGGGTTGTGCGCGGTGGGCAGTAGATAGAGCAGCTTCGGGCGGCGGGACTCCAGCAGCCGCTCCAGCACCTCGATGTCCACCCCGCCGGGACCGCGCCGCCCGGTGCGCACCGGCACCGAGAGCACCTTGGCGCCCCTGGCCCGGAACGCCTCCAGCGCGCCGCGGTAAGTGGGCTCCTCCAGCACGATCTCATCGCCCGGTTGCAGCAGCCCCTGGGCGAGCATGTCCACCGCTTGCTGGGAGCCGCTGGTGACGATGACGTCCTCGGCCGCCGCGGGCACCCCACGTCCGGCCAGCTGGGTGGCCAGCGCCACCCGCAGCTCGGGCAGGCCACCGACGAAGTAGCCGTGATGGTCCAGCAGACCGGCGTAGTCGGCCGCGCCCACGGTGGCGGCGATCTCGGCCACCATCGGCAGGCCGGGCAGCGCGCCGGTGGACAGGTCCACGGTGTCCGGCGGGTTGGGCAGGTGCGCGCCGGTGAGCGGGGCCGGCACCGCGCCGCTGCGGCCGAGGCCGAGCGCGCCCGCCCTGGACTCCGGCGCCGGGTAGTCGATGCCGGGCCGCCGCGCCCAGGTGCCGCTGCCCTGACGGCTGGCCAGCCAGCCCTCGCTGCGCAGGTCGTCGTAGGCGGCCACCACGGTGGACCGGCTCACCGCGAGCGAGACCGCCATCGCCCGTTCGGCGGGCAGCCGGGTGCCCGCTGGCAGTTCCCCGCTCTCCACGAGCTGCCGGATCGCGAGTGCCAGCCGTCGGTGCAGGGACCCGGTTTCCTCGGTCCAACCCTGGAGTAGTCCAGCCAGACGGGTGACGCTGATCGCGGATTTGCCCAGTCGAGCGGACACCCGCAGTCCACCTCCGCGGAATTGGCCTGCTCAGGGCCGATCGGACCGGAGCAGTCTCTGATCTGATGGGCCGCAACGTATCGGAATGATCATCTCCGTAGTCGCGCACACCTCATTCGACGTTACTTCACGCTGGACTTCCGCTGGAAGGAGCCGCTCGCCTTGGCGACCGTGGTGCTGGTCGGGACCCTGGACACCAAGGGAGTTGAGTACGCCTGGCTCGCCGAGCGGATCACCGCGGCGGGCTGCGCGGTGCTGCTGGTGGACACCGGAGTCCTCGGCGATCCGTTGACCAGGGCGGACATCAGCGCCCGGGAGGTCGCCGCGGCGGCAGGGGTGGAGCTGGGCGAGCTGCGCGCGGCCGGGGACCGGGGCGCGGCGCTGACCGCGATGGCCACCGGCGCGGCCGCGATCGTCACCTGTCTGCACCAGCAGGGCATGCTGCACGGCATCATCGGCCTCGGCGGCTCCGGCGGGTCCGCGGTGGCCAGCGCGGCCATGCGGGCGCTGCCGGTGGGCGTGCCCAAGCTGCTGGTGTCCACGATGGCCTCCGGGGACACCACGCCGTACGTGGACGCCATCGACCTGGCCATGATGTACAGCGTGGTGGACATCGCCGGGCTCAACTCGGTCTCCGAGCTGATCCTGCGCAACGCCGCCAACGGGATCGCCGGCATGTCCCAGGGCTACGAGCACGCACTGCAGAACGCCGACCCGCGCGGCGCGGAGCAGCGGCCGGTGGTGGCCGCGACCATGTTCGGCGTCACCACCCCGGCGGTGGACGCCGCCCGCGACCGGCTGACCGAACTCGGCTACGAGGTGCTGGTCTTCCACGCCACCGGCTCCGGCGGCAGGTCGATGGAGGCACTGGCCGGAAGCGGACTGCTGGCAGGCGTGCTGGACCTGACCACAACCGAACTGGCCGACGACCTGGTCGGCGGAGTGCTCTCGGCCGGACCGCAGCGGCTGGCCGCGGCAGGCCGGGCCGGACTGCCGCAGGTGGTGAGCCTCGGCGCGCTGGACATGGTCAACTTCGGTCCGCTGGAGACCGTGCCGGAGCGCTTCGCCGAGCGGAACCTGTACGTGCACAACGCGACCGTGACCCTGATGCGCACCACCCCGGCGGAGAACCGGGAGCTGGGCAGGCGGATCGCGGCCAAACTGCGTGCGGCCACCGGACCGGCCGCGTTGTTCGTGCCGCTGCGCGGGGTCTCCGCGATCGACGCCGCGGACGGGCCCTTCGACGACCGGGTGGCCGATGCCGCCCTGTTCGGGGTGTTGCGCACCTCGCTGGCCGGCAGCACGGTGGAGCTGCACGAGCACGACGCGCACATCAACGACCCGGAGTTCGCCGTCGCGATGGCCGACCGGTTGCACGAGTTGATCACAGCGGGGGCCCGGACCGGGAACGCGGCGCTCGCGGGAGGGCCCGCACGATGAGTCGTGGCGAGATCCTGGCCGGATTGCGGTCCACAGTGGAACAGGGCAGGCCGATCATTGGCGCGGGCGCGGGCAACGGCCTCTCCGCCAAGTGCGCCGAGGCCGGTGGCGCGGACCTGCTGATCATCTACAACTCCGGCCGGTACCGGATGAACGGCCGCGGTTCGCTGGCCGGGCTGATGCCCTACGGCGACGCGAACGCGATCGTGCTGGAGATGGCGGGCGAGGTGTTACCGGTGGTGCGGCACACCCCGGTGCTGGCCGGGGTCTGCGGCACGGATCCGTTCCGGGTCATGCCGCACTTCCTGGACCAGCTGGCCGCACTCGGTTTCGCCGGCGTGCAGAACTTCCCCACGGTCGGCCTGATCGACGGGGTGTTCCGGGCCAACCTGGAGGAGACCGGGATGGGCTACGACCTGGAGGTCGAACTCATCCGCCTTGCCGCGCAACGGGATCTGCTCACCGCCCCGTACGTCTTCGACCCGGACCAGGCGGCCGCGATGGCCGCGGCGGGCGCGGATGTGCTGGTGCCGCACATGGGCCTGACCACCAAGGGCTCGATCGGGGCGGCCACCGCGGTGTCCCTGGACGAG contains:
- a CDS encoding FAD-dependent oxidoreductase, encoding MITMTDQGATGCVVIGGGPAGMVLGLLLARAGVRVTVLEKHGDFLRDFRGDTVHPSTLTLLDELGLGEEFAKVPQRRVDRLRVQLADGIVPIGDLRHLPGGHKHIALVPQWDFLDLLAAASRREPGFELRMNTEVTGLIRENGKVVGVRHRDRETGISGELRAGLTVACDGRNSIARAAAGLPTREFGVPMDVWWFRLPRQDGDPAGGIGRFTAGHAAVLIDRGEYFQTAYLIRKGSDAQVRTEGVQAFRERISALIPWLADRMHTVESLEEVKLLDVRLNRLHRWHTDGLLCIGDAAHAMSPVFGVGINLAVQDAVATARLLATPLRRGRVRPADLARVRRRRWLPTVVLQSLQRFVHKRLLSRTLSSQINPSAGMPKPIALMQRFPILQRIPAYVVGIGPRPEHAPTFARRHPTPTPNPPHNAHPDVQKRPTHRP
- a CDS encoding fumarylacetoacetate hydrolase family protein, with product MRIARVAHPEGMAFAAIEGDLDGPADQLTVAEIAEHPFGQVQFTGRRWPLADVRLLAPMLPSKVVCVGRNYADHAKEMGGEAPASPIIFLKPSTTVIGPNVAIKLPASSERVDFEGELAVVIGRPCKDVPAAKAREVILGYTIANDVTARDQQKADGGFGRAKTYDTFCPLGPWVETVLDAADVEIKTELDGEVKQDGHTAQMVHDIPALIEFISHIMTLLPGDVILTGTPAGVGPMRPGQTVAVSIEGLGTLTNPIAAR
- a CDS encoding response regulator transcription factor, which gives rise to MTEGARILVVDDEHYLADLAANALRRAGFQAEVAGTGGAALAVGLSRRPDLLVLDLRLAKGPGGSLADQLRRFGCSIPVLFLLGRDATQQDKITGLSVPGADYLGKPFSLGELVARCRAALRRSTGAGSPLLSCAGLRLDEDAHLVLRDETRVDLSPTEFRLLRHLLTHQNRVLTKQHILDHVWEYDYAGEDSVVPTYISYLRRKVDARREPMIHTIPRTGYVLRPPTPPAGPS
- a CDS encoding trypsin-like serine peptidase; protein product: MRLLRAALGAALVLSATLAGGASAAPAASVEMAVHEVGGGSSTMRVPLATLSALSEKVPPAAPRKAASAAGIYSLTNGKTAAWTGDGKIQGCSASVVNTPSRRVLVTAAHCLYHHGMARPWIQTMRFVPGLEPDANEDPFEPIGGFEAARFVVPKSWTLVQDRKWDFGFVIMKDRPNGDRVGDLVSSHGLWFNAPHSQQTQVVGYPITVERGFRQVFCGGIPGRIAVDDAHIMRCGLGGEASGGPWLYDYDANGLGLVMGVTSEHHSGGDNTAAYFGDLARSIYDQVKDL
- a CDS encoding trypsin-like serine peptidase; its protein translation is MRIARIVPVLALVVGAALSGATAQAAPAAPERLASPVAPAVAAGPGTKDAWYSTTNGKLTYVNGNGENSECSASSVNSPSGRVVVTAGHCVYRASTGGVSTNFTYHPGYHMGVRLPAFTVAYAEAAPQWLQGDYRHDYAFLVTNDLPDGRRLVDVAGAHGLIINSAYRQQVHVAGYPYRMENGEAQWYCWGTAGREAGTNRHTMGCDGNDGASGGPWLRNYKPNGLGDVISVTSTNPNKINHAPYFGPEAKALYLSVANR
- the cimA gene encoding citramalate synthase, with translation MTRTSPAETPLGDSFHVYDTTLRDGAQREGITYSATDKLAVARLLDSVGVGFIEGGWPGALPKDTEFFARAAAGELQLRHAALVAFGATRRPGAKAETDPQVRALLDSQAPVITLVAKSDRRHIERALRTSVEEAAAMVADTVSFLTGQGRRVFLDAEHFFDGYAHDPDCALRVLSAGVEAGADVVVLCDTNGGQLPLGIAKTVAEVVERTGFRVGIHCQDDTACAVGNSVAAVQAGATHVQCTANGYGERAGNADLFAVVANLVTKLDMPVLPTAALSELTRVSHALAEIANIAPDAHQAYVGTAAFAHKAGLHASAIKVDPDLYNHIDPATVGNGMRVLVTEMAGRASIELKGKELGLDLAGQGEAVTRTVRKVKELEARGWSFEAADASLELLLRGEMSTPDGPQETVSPPFVLDSYRVVLDHRPDGVVISEATVKVHVGGERVIATAEGNGPVHALDAALRKALLPHLPWLASVQLIDYKVRILTEQHGTDAVTRVLVESSDGQAEWTTVGVHGNIVEASWLALCDALAHKAMRVETLTTH
- a CDS encoding aminotransferase-like domain-containing protein: MSARLGKSAISVTRLAGLLQGWTEETGSLHRRLALAIRQLVESGELPAGTRLPAERAMAVSLAVSRSTVVAAYDDLRSEGWLASRQGSGTWARRPGIDYPAPESRAGALGLGRSGAVPAPLTGAHLPNPPDTVDLSTGALPGLPMVAEIAATVGAADYAGLLDHHGYFVGGLPELRVALATQLAGRGVPAAAEDVIVTSGSQQAVDMLAQGLLQPGDEIVLEEPTYRGALEAFRARGAKVLSVPVRTGRRGPGGVDIEVLERLLESRRPKLLYLLPTAHNPTGATLGLADRLRVVRAAAATGVAVVDDGSTVDTSLSWPPPAPLAAVAAEHGVPATVFSVGSLSKLFWGGLRVGWVHGPPDLITRLSRVKNAADLGSSVPSQLLGLKLLPHSDHARRLRMGQLSAGLTAAEQAAHEHLPGWEFARPLGGAALWLRAPGRDSVALAARARKHGVLVVPGPAYSAAEGLREWLRVGYSVSPERVREGIRRLAAADD
- a CDS encoding Tm-1-like ATP-binding domain-containing protein, with the translated sequence MATVVLVGTLDTKGVEYAWLAERITAAGCAVLLVDTGVLGDPLTRADISAREVAAAAGVELGELRAAGDRGAALTAMATGAAAIVTCLHQQGMLHGIIGLGGSGGSAVASAAMRALPVGVPKLLVSTMASGDTTPYVDAIDLAMMYSVVDIAGLNSVSELILRNAANGIAGMSQGYEHALQNADPRGAEQRPVVAATMFGVTTPAVDAARDRLTELGYEVLVFHATGSGGRSMEALAGSGLLAGVLDLTTTELADDLVGGVLSAGPQRLAAAGRAGLPQVVSLGALDMVNFGPLETVPERFAERNLYVHNATVTLMRTTPAENRELGRRIAAKLRAATGPAALFVPLRGVSAIDAADGPFDDRVADAALFGVLRTSLAGSTVELHEHDAHINDPEFAVAMADRLHELITAGARTGNAALAGGPAR
- a CDS encoding phosphoenolpyruvate hydrolase family protein, with protein sequence MSRGEILAGLRSTVEQGRPIIGAGAGNGLSAKCAEAGGADLLIIYNSGRYRMNGRGSLAGLMPYGDANAIVLEMAGEVLPVVRHTPVLAGVCGTDPFRVMPHFLDQLAALGFAGVQNFPTVGLIDGVFRANLEETGMGYDLEVELIRLAAQRDLLTAPYVFDPDQAAAMAAAGADVLVPHMGLTTKGSIGAATAVSLDEAVARVQAMRDAAVAVNPEILVLCHGGPIADPADAEYVLARTEGVAGFFGASSMERLPTEIALTARVAEFKNIPI